One Caldicoprobacter guelmensis DNA segment encodes these proteins:
- a CDS encoding EF-Tu C-terminal domain-related protein, whose translation TPIAIEEGLRFAIREGGRTVGAGAVTKIIE comes from the coding sequence ACGCCCATAGCGATAGAGGAAGGGTTGAGGTTTGCTATAAGGGAAGGTGGCAGGACGGTAGGCGCTGGTGCCGTAACCAAAATCATCGAATGA